A window of the Serratia sarumanii genome harbors these coding sequences:
- the ybeD gene encoding DUF493 family protein YbeD, which produces MQKTKLNELLEFPCPFTYKVMGLAQPELVDQVVEVVQRHAPGDYNPQVKPSSKGNYHSVSITINATHIEQVETLYEELGNIEIVRMVL; this is translated from the coding sequence ATGCAAAAAACTAAACTGAACGAACTGCTCGAATTCCCTTGCCCGTTTACCTACAAGGTGATGGGCCTGGCGCAGCCTGAGCTGGTTGACCAGGTAGTTGAAGTGGTGCAGCGCCATGCGCCGGGCGACTACAACCCGCAGGTCAAGCCGAGCAGCAAAGGCAACTACCACTCGGTCTCCATCACCATCAACGCCACTCACATCGAGCAGGTCGAAACCCTGTACGAAGAGTTGGGTAACATTGAAATTGTTCGCATGGTGCTGTAA
- the tatA gene encoding Sec-independent protein translocase subunit TatA: protein MEGISITKLLVIAVLVILLFGTSKLRTLGADLGAALKGFKKAVGDDSTPPAAGNNAAESQSAQQSVEKKDV from the coding sequence ATGGAAGGTATCAGCATTACCAAACTTCTGGTGATTGCCGTGTTGGTGATTTTACTGTTCGGCACCAGCAAACTGCGCACGCTCGGCGCCGATCTTGGCGCGGCGCTGAAAGGCTTTAAAAAAGCCGTGGGCGACGACAGCACGCCGCCGGCCGCCGGCAACAACGCCGCCGAAAGCCAGTCCGCTCAGCAGAGCGTCGAAAAGAAAGACGTTTAA
- the lipA gene encoding lipoyl synthase yields MSKPIQMERGVKYRDADKMALIPVKTVVTERQELLRKPEWMKIKLPADSTRIQGIKAAMRKNGLHSVCEEASCPNLSECFNHGTATFMILGAICTRRCPFCDVAHGRPIAPDANEPEKLAQTIADMALRYVVITSVDRDDLRDGGAQHFADCISAIRAKSPNIKIETLVPDFRGRMDRALEILTATPPDVFNHNLENVPRVYRQVRPGANYEWSLKLLERFKEAHPDIPTKSGLMVGLGETNAEIVEVMRDLRRHGVTMLTLGQYLQPSRHHLPVQRYVSPAEFDEMKEEAMAMGFTHAACGPFVRSSYHADLQAKGMEVK; encoded by the coding sequence ATGAGTAAACCAATTCAGATGGAACGCGGCGTCAAATACCGCGATGCTGACAAAATGGCGCTGATCCCGGTCAAAACGGTGGTCACCGAACGGCAGGAGCTGTTGCGTAAACCCGAGTGGATGAAGATCAAACTGCCTGCCGACTCAACGCGCATTCAGGGCATCAAAGCCGCGATGCGTAAAAACGGCCTGCACTCCGTCTGTGAGGAAGCTTCGTGCCCTAACCTGTCCGAGTGCTTCAACCACGGCACTGCCACCTTCATGATCCTCGGCGCCATCTGTACCCGCCGCTGCCCGTTCTGCGACGTGGCCCACGGCCGCCCGATCGCGCCGGACGCCAACGAGCCGGAAAAGCTGGCGCAAACCATCGCCGACATGGCGCTGCGTTATGTGGTGATCACCTCGGTTGACCGCGACGATCTGCGCGACGGCGGCGCTCAACACTTTGCCGACTGCATCTCGGCCATCCGCGCCAAGAGCCCGAACATCAAAATTGAAACGCTGGTGCCGGACTTCCGCGGCCGTATGGATCGCGCGCTGGAAATCCTCACCGCCACGCCGCCGGACGTATTCAACCACAACCTGGAAAACGTGCCGCGCGTATATCGCCAGGTGCGCCCGGGCGCCAACTACGAGTGGTCGCTGAAGCTGCTGGAGCGCTTTAAAGAAGCGCACCCGGATATCCCGACCAAATCCGGCCTGATGGTCGGCCTGGGCGAAACCAACGCGGAAATCGTCGAAGTGATGCGCGATCTGCGCCGCCACGGCGTGACCATGCTAACGCTGGGGCAATACCTGCAGCCGAGCCGTCACCACCTGCCGGTGCAGCGCTACGTCAGCCCGGCCGAGTTCGACGAGATGAAAGAAGAAGCGATGGCGATGGGCTTCACCCACGCCGCCTGCGGCCCGTTCGTGCGTTCGTCTTACCACGCCGATCTGCAGGCCAAAGGGATGGAAGTGAAATAA
- the lipB gene encoding lipoyl(octanoyl) transferase LipB: MTLLQPDKIILRQLGLQPYAPVSQAMHNFTDSRTETTPDELWLVQHHPVFTQGQAGKAEHVLMPGDIPVIQSDRGGQVTYHGPGQQVMYVMVDLKRNKVGVRQLVTAIEDTVINTLAHFRLESRARPDAPGVYVGEQKICSLGLRIRKGSSFHGLALNVAMDLSPFQRINPCGYAGMQMTQVSALAPGVGIEDIHPILVQEFVHLLGYQTVELRNWNLHDYE, from the coding sequence ATGACTCTTTTGCAACCAGACAAGATCATTTTGCGTCAGCTGGGGTTGCAGCCCTACGCGCCTGTATCCCAAGCCATGCATAACTTCACCGACAGTCGTACCGAGACCACGCCGGACGAGCTGTGGCTGGTGCAGCATCACCCGGTGTTCACCCAGGGCCAGGCCGGCAAAGCCGAGCATGTGCTGATGCCCGGCGATATCCCGGTGATTCAGAGCGATCGCGGCGGCCAGGTGACCTACCACGGGCCGGGCCAGCAGGTGATGTACGTGATGGTCGATCTGAAACGCAACAAGGTCGGCGTACGCCAATTGGTCACGGCGATAGAAGATACGGTTATCAACACCCTCGCCCACTTCCGCCTCGAATCGCGCGCCCGTCCGGATGCGCCGGGCGTGTACGTGGGGGAGCAGAAAATCTGTTCGTTGGGTTTGCGGATCCGCAAAGGCAGCTCATTCCACGGCCTGGCCCTGAATGTGGCGATGGATCTCAGCCCCTTCCAACGCATCAACCCTTGCGGTTACGCCGGCATGCAGATGACGCAGGTCAGCGCGCTGGCGCCCGGCGTTGGCATTGAAGACATACACCCAATCCTGGTACAGGAATTTGTTCATTTACTCGGCTACCAGACGGTCGAGCTTCGTAACTGGAACCTGCACGATTATGAGTAA
- a CDS encoding diguanylate cyclase — MYIAPPIFDARKSGLSFAKRTYLPRVAGLGLGFICVCAALYPLAPPTAVWLLLAFHGFLWPHLAYRLARRAKDPFKAEIRNLLIDSAFGGFWAAMMAFNALPAIVILSMMSMNNIASAGKALFVKGLAIQLATAALTGALLGFPFQPHSTPLQIYLCLPMIYLYPTLLGLVTYRTAKRLAEKKQELQRISTRDGLTGLYNRRHWEHLLHRQFDSCRRYQDNATLILMDIDRFKTINDTFGHALGDEALAALAEELLIGLRNVDIVGRYGGDEFGAVLPNTSAEQAVTVLRRIQQRLDAVIFKEAPQLRLQISAGIANYHPALGGYLDWLKAADGALYRAKQNGRNRLETAAPTGD; from the coding sequence ATGTATATTGCTCCACCCATTTTCGATGCCCGAAAATCCGGCCTCAGCTTCGCCAAACGCACCTATCTGCCCCGCGTCGCCGGCCTGGGACTCGGCTTTATCTGCGTCTGCGCCGCGCTCTACCCCTTGGCTCCGCCCACGGCGGTCTGGCTATTGCTGGCCTTTCACGGCTTTCTCTGGCCGCATCTCGCCTACCGCCTGGCCCGCCGCGCCAAAGATCCGTTCAAAGCCGAGATCCGCAACCTGCTGATCGACTCCGCCTTCGGTGGCTTCTGGGCCGCGATGATGGCGTTCAATGCGCTGCCGGCGATCGTCATCCTGTCGATGATGAGCATGAACAACATCGCTTCCGCCGGCAAAGCGCTGTTTGTCAAAGGGTTGGCGATTCAATTGGCCACGGCGGCGCTGACCGGCGCGCTGCTCGGCTTCCCGTTTCAACCGCACAGCACGCCGCTGCAAATCTATCTGTGCCTGCCGATGATCTACCTGTACCCGACGCTGCTCGGGCTGGTGACCTACCGCACCGCCAAGCGGCTGGCGGAAAAGAAACAGGAGCTGCAACGCATCAGCACTCGCGATGGGCTGACCGGCTTGTACAACCGCCGCCACTGGGAGCACCTGCTGCATCGCCAGTTTGACAGCTGCCGCCGCTACCAGGACAACGCCACGCTGATCCTGATGGATATCGATCGCTTCAAAACCATCAACGACACCTTCGGCCACGCTTTAGGGGATGAGGCCCTGGCGGCGCTGGCGGAAGAGCTGCTGATCGGCTTGCGCAACGTGGATATCGTCGGGCGCTACGGCGGCGACGAGTTTGGCGCAGTGCTGCCGAACACCAGCGCCGAACAGGCGGTAACCGTCCTGCGGCGCATCCAGCAGCGGCTGGACGCCGTCATCTTCAAAGAGGCACCACAGCTGCGGCTGCAGATCAGCGCCGGCATCGCCAACTACCACCCCGCGCTGGGCGGTTATCTGGACTGGCTGAAAGCGGCCGACGGCGCGCTTTACCGGGCGAAGCAAAATGGCCGCAACCGGCTGGAAACGGCGGCGCCGACGGGCGACTAA